CCTGGATACAGAATCAGGCTTTGGACTGCGGAACGAACCCACCGGCAGTAGCGGCTATTATTGAGATGATTAAGGATTATACATTAGGATACAAACTTCCCGGAGCAGGTGGTGGCGGTTACTTATACATGGTGGCCAAAGACCCGCAAGCGGCAGGACAAATCCGCCGGATACTGACGGAGCATGCTCCCAATCCTCGTGCCCGCTTCGTAGACATGACGCTTTCTGAAAAAGGGCTCCAAGTTTCAAGAAGCTAAGAACCTCATAAAACAAGCTTGGGCATAGAATCCGATTTCCGTCTATGTCCAAGCTCTAATTCTCAAGCTTCATAATGATTTCTTTTACATGTTAATACTTGAAATTACTGTAAAGTAAATCAAAGCAATGATAAAGCCGATAGCGCCAACAACTAGCACGACACTAGCCCATTTCTTCTTTCCTGCTTCTTCCATGATACTGACTCTAGTTAGGGGATTAATATAATTATCATCAAATGTCTACTTCCACAAGGTCATAAACATAGATTTTCAATCAGCATCCATTCACCTGCCCTCACCCACAAAGTTATCATTTTCTACGGAAAATCAGCCATTCAAAACAACTTTTTATTCAATTTAGGCTAAATTATGCAAGTAAAATAAGAACTCGCATCTTGAAACTCAAACAATGTAATACAAAAAAACGCCACCAATCGTCTATTTTATTATTAAGCTATATATCAACAATCTAAAACTGTTTTATTTTATGTATTGCTGTTGATATATAATGTAAAAGTTGTACATTTGTAGACTTTATAAATAAAGGTAAAGCTTAATATACTAGACAAAGAAAAAAGATAAAACCTATAAAATACAAATATGAAATTACTCAAATTATTATTCGTTGTTCTGTTATTTTCTTGCAATGACGATTCATCAGAGAGTCTGGAAACGGGAGAACCAAAACAAATTGTCGTAACAATGATGAATCCTAATGCTACGGATATCACAAATGTTACCGGTACTTATAACCTCGAAAAAAACAAAGAATACTGTGTTCGGGAAGATGGCAAATACAAGATTCTATTAACCAAAAGTGAATATGAGGATAAAGATAAAAAGAAACAGGAGATTCTAACCTATAGTATCTTTGATGTAGCAAATCAAAAATATCTCTATTATACAACAGGAATAGATGTAGCCAAAAGACTTGAAAAAGAATGGAAGTATTACAGGACATACGACCCAGAAAAAGTTGACATACAAAACCCTGTCTGCACTTCTAATATTAAAGAAGAATAAAGGTATAATATCACACAGATATCAAACTATCATAAAAGAGAAACCGCAACTACTTACTGATGAAGTAATTGCGGTTTTCTAATGTGACCCCGGTGCGATTCAAACGCACGACCTTCAGAACCGGAATCTGACGCTCTATTCACTAAGCTACGGAGCCATTCTTTTCAAATGCGATGGCAAAAGTATAAAAAAACTTCTCATTTTCCTAATGTTTCTTCTTTTTTTATACTTCTTATGTCACTTCCCCTCATCCGAACTCTGTTATTTTGAAATGCTTTAGAGCATTTACTTTATCAATTTGACAATCTTTTAGAGAATATCCGTTACATATATCAATTTTATTCCTATCTTTGCCGACAATTAACATTCAACAAACCTATGAGTTACTTGATAAAACCTAAGAACTATAACCCACTACTCGACCTCAAACAGACCGAGCTGGGAATCAAGCAAATAAAAGAGTTCTTCCAGTTAAACTTATCATCCGAATTGCGTCTCCGACGTGTGACTGCCCCCCTGTTTGTGTTGAAAGGAATGGGTATCAATGATGACTTGAATGGAATAGAACGCCCTGTTTCTTTCCCTATCAAAGACCTGGGCGACGCACAAGCAGAAGTGGTTCATTCATTGGCTAAATGGAAAAGACTGACATTAGCTGATTATTGTATCGAACCCGGATATGGCATTTATACGGATATGAACGCCATCCGCTCGGACGAAGAACTGGGTAATCTCCACTCCCTCTACGTAGACCAATGGGACTGGGAACGTGTCATCACCAATGAAGACAGAAACGTGAACTTCCTGAAGGAAATCGTAAACCGCATCTATGCGGCCATGATCCGCACGGAATATATGGTATATGAAATGTACCCTCAAATCAAGCCATGCTTGCCACAAAAGCTACATTTTATTCACTCGGAAGAGCTACGCCAGCTTTATCCCGACCTGGAACCTAAATGTCGCGAACATGCTATCTGTAAAAAATACGGAGCTGTATTTATCATTGGTATAGGTTGCAAATTGAGTGATGGCAAGAAGCATGACGGACGCGCACCGGACTACGATGACTATACAACCAAAGGTCTGAACGACCTGCCCGGACTGAACGGTGACCTTTTACTATGGGACGATGTATTGCAACGCTCCATCGAACTATCGTCTATGGGTATCCGTGTAGACAAAGAAGCCCTGCAACGCCAGTTGAAAGAAGAGAATGAAGAAAAGAGACTGGAACTTTATTTCCACAAGCGACTGATGAACGACACCCTCCCCTTATCCATTGGTGGTGGTATCGGACAATCCCGCCTGTGTATGTTCTACCTTCGCAAAGCCCATATCGGAGAAATACAAGCCAGCATCTGGCCCGAAGATATGCGCAAAGAATGTGAGGAACTTGAAATACACCTTATATAATTACCATGAACGTACAGATTGAAGAAAGCTGGAAAGCACATTTAGAACCCGAATTTGACAAAGACTACTTTCGCACACTGACCGATTTCGTCAAAAGCGAATATAGCCAGTATCAGATATTCCCACCGGGAAAACTGATATTCAATGCTTTCAATCTTTGCCCTTTCGACAAAGTGAAAGTTGTAATCATCGGACAAGATCCTTACCATGGACCGGGACAAGCACACGGTCTCTGTTTTTCTGTGAACGACGGAGTCCCCTTCCCCCCTTCATTGGTGAACATCTTCAAAGAAATCAAAGCAGATATAGGCACTGATGCCCCTACAACGGGAAACCTGACACGCTGGGCGGAACAAGGAGTATTATTACTCAACGCCACCTTGACCGTACGCGCCCATCAAGCAGGCTCACACCAAAACCGTGGTTGGGAAACATTCACCGACGCCACCATCCGCGCTTTAGCAGAAGAAAAAGAAAACCTGGTATTTATCCTGTGGGGATCATACGCTCAAAAGAAAGGAGCCTTTATCGACCGCAACAAGCACCTGGTACTTACCTCTGCCCATCCATCCCCCCTTTCCGCCTATAACGGCTTCTTTGGAAACAAACATTTCAGCCGGGCAAACGATTATCTGAAAGCACACGGAGAAACGGAAATCGCTTGGTAATTGGAGAAGTTGAGAATGGAGAGTTGAGAGTTGAGAATAAAGAGTAAAGAATAAAGAGTAAAGAATAAAGAGTAAAAAAAATGGCTGCACTATTCGTCGAATGATAGCGCAGCCATTTTTCTTTTTCTATATTGTAGCAAAATTACACATCCGAATTTCCACTCTCCACTCTCAACTCTCAACTCTCCACTTCTCCTAGTACCACTGAATATTACTTTGTGTCTGACTCCTCTGCTCATACTTCAAGTCTTGCAGAATACTTGCATTCGCACGAATCGTAACATTGTAATATTTCCAGCGTCCGAAAGGCGAAAGACTGGCAGACAGATTGAAACAGTGCAAGTCACGAGAGATAGTGCAGGAAGTCTGCGTAATCTCCTTTGCCTGGAAGTCATAACCCGAGTTGAAAGACAACGACCAGTTATTGGAAATCTTCACATTTCCGTTCGCGTTGATATTATGCGTATACGTATAAGGATATCTCATAGAGTAGCGGTTGATAGGTTTCGTCCTGTCTTCGCGAATATTGAACGAATAACTAAGACTCAATGACCATGGCATCTTGAACACTTGATAACCGTCTGCGTCAGCAGCAGCCTTTTCGACTTTTTTGGTTACAGTACCATCTTCTCCGTCAGTTCCTTCCGAATCGTCATCTTCGCTGTCTCCTTTCTTCTTATCCTTTCCCTGCTCGGCATCCTCTTTCGGACCGAACCATTTCTTCCATGTATCATTATTAAAGGTATAATTGAAAGAAGAGCCATAGCCCTGGAAACGTCCGAAACGTCCGTACGACCATTCAGTACGGTTACCGGTCACTACATTACCATTCTTATCGAACGTATAAGCATACGTAGCGAACGATGCATTCATATTGAAAGTATAATTCTTAGTCAGCTTCAAGCGTAGATTCATACTCAAGTCACTCCACGGACGCTCCTTGGCAGCCATATTATAGGACATATTTGCACTCAAATCATCAATAAGGCTGACCTTCTTGACTGTATCTTTTTTTGCATCGTAATATTTCATTTCCAAGTTATTGGCTATCGAGAAGCTGACTGTTCCCGAGCCTTCACGAGAAGGTACACCATAAGGCTGCCCGGTGAAAGGAGAATAATATTGCGTATTGCCGTTATAATCGGTATATTCTTCCCAGTACTTGCCGAATCCCGGAGCACCACTCAAACTTACCTGCGGTGTGAATACGTGACGAATCTGTATTTCCTTCTTCTTCGCAAAAATCGGTTTATACATACCATACAATTTCGTACTCAGAGCCAAACTAGCCGAGTAATTAGATACACGATAAAAGCCGTTGAGAGAATCGCCCGGCAATGATTCCAGCCTGTGAGTATCTTCGTTGTAATGTTGATTGATTTTACGGGTATACCAACGTTCCGTATAATTGACAGAAGGATTAACCTGCAAATATTTGAACAGCGTAAAAGTAGCGCTGATAGGAATATTATGATTCATCGCATTCTCCCATTCGCTCAGTCCGGCTTTGAACAATCGGTCATCTTTCGTACGGATACTGTTCGTCAGACGTCCGGTATAGCCAACGGAAATCTTTTCATACCAGCGTTCGGCTCCTGCCGCTTTCTTACGCTTGAACGGAAACAGACGACTCAATGTGATATTAAGGTCGGGCAGTGTCACCGCAATCGAAGAGTCACGCATTGTCTGGGCGATATTGGTCGTTCCGGACAGTGTCAGACCGATATCGGGGAAACTGCGTGAATAACTGATACTTGATGTTTTGGTATTCTGAGTCAACAACTGGGAATTATAAAGGTTGTTGATATTAGAACGCTCGTAACTACTGGTTGAGAAGTTCACACTGGCAGAGAAAGTCGTGTTCGGACTGGCTTTGGCATCCTGGCGGTGATTCCACACTATCTTGAAGTCCTTGGCAACCGTATAGTCCGGCATACCTTTATCACCCGTCTTGGTGACCTGATAGTCCGCTTGCAGCGTACCGGAGTATTTATAGCGTTTATTATAGTTTGTCAAGCCGGAAAGTCTCCATGAGCCTTTCGTAAAAATATCCGCCGTCAACTTCAAGTCCATAATATCACTGATAGCGAAATAATATCCTCCGTTGGCCAGACCGAAACCACGGCTGGAGTCGTCCATATAGGTAGGCATGATAAAACCGGAAGAATAGCTGCTGGAGAAAGGGAAGAAGAAGAACGGAACAGCCAACGGCAAGGGAACATCTTCCACCACCAGATAAGCGGGTCCTGTTACCACATTCTTTTTGGGACGCACTTTCGCACGTGTCAATTGCATATAGAAGTGAGGATGATCGTGATGGTCGCAGGTAGTATAACGTCCATGCTCCATAAAGATTTCATCATTCGCGCCTTTCTTTGCTTTACTACCGGTCACATATCCTTCTCCTTGCTGGGTGACGATATCCGTGATTCCCGCTTTCTTGGTTTTGAAGTTATAACGGATAGTTTCCGTATCATAAGAGGTATCCCCTTCCTTAAATACCGGTTTACCTTTTTCCACTCCGGTGGAGTCTTTGATACCGTAAGCATGAACAGTACTGCTGTCCAGATTCATCGAAATAACCTCGGCAGCCAGTTCGATATTCTGATAATTGACCTTTCCGCTACCATAAAGCGTAGCAGCTCCGCCCAAAGTAAATACGGTGGAGTCGTTAGATTCATATACAACCGGTGCATCGAGCGGTTGTTTCTTCTGAACGGGTGCGATGGAATCGATGCGTACCGTAACCGTATCTGCTTTCAATGAGTCATTCCCTTGCAGGGAGTCCTTCTGTGCAGTATTGGACGTTATCATTCCTCGTCTTCGACGTTGAGACACAGCCTCATCGGGAAGCATCAGTAAGACAATCAGCAGTATAAATGATATAAGTATTTTTGCTTTCAATGGCGCCATTAACTAATAGTTTACGCTTGAAGTGGCAAAAGTACACAAACTTCACCAATTATGAGTTAGAATCTTCGTTATTTAATTATTTTTTAGTGCTATAAAAAGAGAGAGCACCATCTGTCAAAGCGGCTTAGACCTTCTTCACCATATTTTGCAATACTTTTCCGTGCTTTTTCCACTGTCTTCTCTTCGTCCAGACGGGTTTTAGAAAAGAATTTATCGGCAAAACAAATCAGTTGCTCTTCCATAGTGACAGGCAACATCTCACGATGAGGAACGGGAAGTTGCTGGTCGATAATATCTTGTAAGGAAAGTCCTGCTCCCGTATGGCGTTCGCAGACCAGCGCGTGTTGCGGAAAGCCTTCCGCCCGCAAGATTTCAGCGCCCAAATATCCGTGAGCAATATAAGGATTCTCTCCAAAGCACTGAATAGCCGGGGCATCCGTCTGAAAAATACCAATATCATGCAAGAGGGCAGCTTCTTTCACAAAGCTCCGGTTTAAACGTAGTTCGTGATGTGCATCCAGTATTTTCATAGCTTTTCCAGCCACCGAAAGACTGTGTATTACTAAAATCTGCCGCTGCTCTGTATTTTCCGGATAATACTTGTCAATGATTTCGTATGGATTCATGTGCTTGTTTTTTTGCTCTCTTGATGAGAAATTAATATTTTTGTGCAATATTACTAAAAATTACCGACATGAGAAATAGAACTTCCATCATTCTTTGTTTTCTATTTGTCGCGCTCTTTCCCGAGTGCGTCAGCGGCAAAGTTGCCACAGGTGCCGAACGCTTCGAACAATACCTGCCGTTTATCCAGGGAAAACGTGTCGGAATGGTTGTAAACCACACCTCTGTCGTCGGGGCGGGGCAGACTCACTTGCTCGATACTCTGCTGAAACAAAACGTCAACATAGTCAAAGTATTTGCCCCCGAACATGGATTCCGGGGAAATGCGGATGCAGGAGAGACTGTGAAAGACGGAAAAGATTCGCGCACCGGAGTCTCCATCGTTTCCCTTTACGGCAACAACAAAAAGCCGACTGCCGCCCAACTAAAAGATATCGACATTATCTTATTTGATATTCAGGATGTGGGAGCACGCTTCTATACTTATATCAGTACTATGTATTATGTGATGGAAGCCTGCGCAGAAAATAATAAAGAGATGATTGTACTAGACCGTCCCAATCCATGTGATTACGTAGAAGGACCGATACTCAAACCGGCTTATCGAAGTTTTGTCGGTATGCTCCCTATCCCGGTGCTTCACGGATGCACCATCGGCGAACTGGCACAAATGATAAACGGGGAAGGATGGATTGTCAACAAGAAAAATCCTTGTCCACTAAGGGTAATCCCAATGACCGGATGGAAACA
The DNA window shown above is from Bacteroides faecium and carries:
- the asnA gene encoding aspartate--ammonia ligase: MSYLIKPKNYNPLLDLKQTELGIKQIKEFFQLNLSSELRLRRVTAPLFVLKGMGINDDLNGIERPVSFPIKDLGDAQAEVVHSLAKWKRLTLADYCIEPGYGIYTDMNAIRSDEELGNLHSLYVDQWDWERVITNEDRNVNFLKEIVNRIYAAMIRTEYMVYEMYPQIKPCLPQKLHFIHSEELRQLYPDLEPKCREHAICKKYGAVFIIGIGCKLSDGKKHDGRAPDYDDYTTKGLNDLPGLNGDLLLWDDVLQRSIELSSMGIRVDKEALQRQLKEENEEKRLELYFHKRLMNDTLPLSIGGGIGQSRLCMFYLRKAHIGEIQASIWPEDMRKECEELEIHLI
- the ung gene encoding uracil-DNA glycosylase, coding for MNVQIEESWKAHLEPEFDKDYFRTLTDFVKSEYSQYQIFPPGKLIFNAFNLCPFDKVKVVIIGQDPYHGPGQAHGLCFSVNDGVPFPPSLVNIFKEIKADIGTDAPTTGNLTRWAEQGVLLLNATLTVRAHQAGSHQNRGWETFTDATIRALAEEKENLVFILWGSYAQKKGAFIDRNKHLVLTSAHPSPLSAYNGFFGNKHFSRANDYLKAHGETEIAW
- a CDS encoding putative LPS assembly protein LptD, whose product is MAPLKAKILISFILLIVLLMLPDEAVSQRRRRGMITSNTAQKDSLQGNDSLKADTVTVRIDSIAPVQKKQPLDAPVVYESNDSTVFTLGGAATLYGSGKVNYQNIELAAEVISMNLDSSTVHAYGIKDSTGVEKGKPVFKEGDTSYDTETIRYNFKTKKAGITDIVTQQGEGYVTGSKAKKGANDEIFMEHGRYTTCDHHDHPHFYMQLTRAKVRPKKNVVTGPAYLVVEDVPLPLAVPFFFFPFSSSYSSGFIMPTYMDDSSRGFGLANGGYYFAISDIMDLKLTADIFTKGSWRLSGLTNYNKRYKYSGTLQADYQVTKTGDKGMPDYTVAKDFKIVWNHRQDAKASPNTTFSASVNFSTSSYERSNINNLYNSQLLTQNTKTSSISYSRSFPDIGLTLSGTTNIAQTMRDSSIAVTLPDLNITLSRLFPFKRKKAAGAERWYEKISVGYTGRLTNSIRTKDDRLFKAGLSEWENAMNHNIPISATFTLFKYLQVNPSVNYTERWYTRKINQHYNEDTHRLESLPGDSLNGFYRVSNYSASLALSTKLYGMYKPIFAKKKEIQIRHVFTPQVSLSGAPGFGKYWEEYTDYNGNTQYYSPFTGQPYGVPSREGSGTVSFSIANNLEMKYYDAKKDTVKKVSLIDDLSANMSYNMAAKERPWSDLSMNLRLKLTKNYTFNMNASFATYAYTFDKNGNVVTGNRTEWSYGRFGRFQGYGSSFNYTFNNDTWKKWFGPKEDAEQGKDKKKGDSEDDDSEGTDGEDGTVTKKVEKAAADADGYQVFKMPWSLSLSYSFNIREDRTKPINRYSMRYPYTYTHNINANGNVKISNNWSLSFNSGYDFQAKEITQTSCTISRDLHCFNLSASLSPFGRWKYYNVTIRANASILQDLKYEQRSQTQSNIQWY
- a CDS encoding HDIG domain-containing metalloprotein, whose amino-acid sequence is MNPYEIIDKYYPENTEQRQILVIHSLSVAGKAMKILDAHHELRLNRSFVKEAALLHDIGIFQTDAPAIQCFGENPYIAHGYLGAEILRAEGFPQHALVCERHTGAGLSLQDIIDQQLPVPHREMLPVTMEEQLICFADKFFSKTRLDEEKTVEKARKSIAKYGEEGLSRFDRWCSLFL
- a CDS encoding exo-beta-N-acetylmuramidase NamZ family protein, with the translated sequence MRNRTSIILCFLFVALFPECVSGKVATGAERFEQYLPFIQGKRVGMVVNHTSVVGAGQTHLLDTLLKQNVNIVKVFAPEHGFRGNADAGETVKDGKDSRTGVSIVSLYGNNKKPTAAQLKDIDIILFDIQDVGARFYTYISTMYYVMEACAENNKEMIVLDRPNPCDYVEGPILKPAYRSFVGMLPIPVLHGCTIGELAQMINGEGWIVNKKNPCPLRVIPMTGWKHGEPYSLPIKPSPNLPNDQSIRLYASLCPFEATRVSVGRGTTFPFQVLGAPNKKYGDFTFTPLSLPGFDKNPMHKNVACYGEDLRNADDVNGFTLCYFLHFYRLSGEGAAFFSRARWFDLLLGTDSVRKAILRGDSEEAIRNSWQKELQAYKENRKKYLLYE